From Pelotomaculum schinkii, the proteins below share one genomic window:
- a CDS encoding THUMP domain-containing class I SAM-dependent RNA methyltransferase, with protein sequence MSKIELIATATFGLEAVVAREVRDLGYQDVKVENARVTFTGDEAAICRTNLWLRAADRVLVKLGEFQARSFEELFQQTRALPWADWLPENAAFPIEGKSIKSQLHSVPDCQAIVKKAVVEKLKQRYRREWFPENGPRYTIEAALLKDVVTLTLDTSGAGLHKRGYRTLGSQAPLKETLAAAMVLLSYWEPGRTLIDPFCGSGTIPIEAALIGLNAAPGLGRRFAAEKWPVVPAALWNKAREEARDLAAPDRSLHILGSDIDSKVLGLARFHARQAGLEGKVFFQKLAAAELRSSKPYGCVICNPPYGERMGDKGEIEGLYRDLGNSFKKMDTWSCYVLTAHPGFERFFGKRADKKRKLYNGRIECHYYQYYGPRPPRSRNPEEPAPAQQ encoded by the coding sequence ATGAGCAAGATAGAGTTAATCGCTACGGCGACTTTCGGGCTGGAGGCGGTGGTGGCCAGGGAAGTAAGAGATCTTGGCTACCAGGACGTCAAAGTGGAAAACGCCCGGGTAACCTTTACCGGGGATGAAGCGGCTATCTGCAGGACCAACCTCTGGCTCAGGGCAGCAGACCGGGTACTGGTTAAGCTGGGTGAATTCCAGGCCCGGAGTTTCGAAGAGCTCTTCCAACAGACCAGAGCGCTGCCGTGGGCGGACTGGCTGCCGGAAAACGCCGCCTTTCCGATTGAGGGGAAATCAATCAAATCACAGCTGCACAGCGTCCCGGACTGTCAGGCCATTGTCAAGAAGGCGGTAGTGGAAAAGCTGAAGCAGAGGTACCGGCGGGAGTGGTTTCCCGAGAACGGCCCCAGGTACACCATTGAGGCAGCCCTGCTGAAAGACGTCGTTACCTTGACTCTTGACACCAGCGGGGCCGGGCTGCACAAACGGGGTTACCGGACGCTCGGCAGCCAGGCTCCCCTCAAGGAAACCCTGGCGGCGGCAATGGTTCTCTTGAGTTACTGGGAACCGGGGAGGACCCTGATCGACCCTTTCTGTGGTTCCGGCACCATACCGATCGAAGCGGCGCTGATCGGCCTGAACGCCGCGCCGGGGCTGGGGAGGCGGTTTGCTGCTGAAAAATGGCCTGTTGTACCAGCCGCCCTTTGGAATAAAGCCAGAGAGGAGGCCCGTGACCTGGCGGCTCCAGATCGCTCCTTACACATACTTGGCTCTGATATCGACAGCAAAGTACTGGGTTTGGCCCGCTTTCACGCCCGGCAGGCGGGCCTGGAGGGCAAGGTCTTCTTTCAAAAACTGGCGGCCGCCGAACTACGTTCCAGCAAGCCTTACGGGTGTGTGATCTGCAATCCCCCCTACGGCGAACGCATGGGGGACAAGGGCGAGATTGAGGGACTCTATCGCGACCTGGGTAACTCCTTCAAAAAGATGGATACCTGGTCTTGCTATGTGCTTACAGCCCACCCCGGCTTTGAACGGTTTTTTGGCAAAAGGGCCGATAAAAAGCGAAAACTGT
- the nadB gene encoding L-aspartate oxidase produces the protein MPEKYIMNFDTRELPQVDDEYLILGSGIAGLYTALAASAAGGSVTVITKLDMMDTGTEKAQGGIAAALGDSDSPALHREDTLVAGAGLCDTEAVAALVSEGPDRVRELIEMGAHFDSDSHGLCLTREGAHSKRRILHASGDATGAEIQRVLTLQVRANDKIRVLENHYVADLLVNENTCYGVLALDRTSGTFKVFRARVVILATGGLGRLYEHNTNPEVATGDGIGIAFRAGAEVMDMEFIQFHPTVLYLPGAPRFLISEAVRGEGAYLRNSQGHRFMPDYHDLAELAPRDVVVRAILKEMAATGLNQVYLDVTHLDPEVIRARFPNITRTCAQYNLDITVDRIPISPAAHYMMGGVKTNLVGETSIRGLYACGECSCPGVHGANRLASNSLLDGLVFGGRIVNETRKFLKDYRPRRLEFGCDWLLKQDKIDYAALRRELQVLMGQKVGPVRSNRGLMEALEFFDYWSRLQRHSEETAEGMEVKNMLQVGELVAEAALARRESRGGHYRVDYPECNQRWQKHIIFRR, from the coding sequence GTGCCCGAAAAATACATAATGAATTTTGACACCCGGGAACTGCCTCAAGTGGACGATGAGTACCTTATCTTGGGAAGCGGTATCGCCGGGTTGTATACTGCCCTGGCGGCCTCTGCCGCCGGAGGCTCGGTGACCGTAATTACCAAGCTGGACATGATGGATACCGGCACCGAAAAGGCCCAGGGCGGGATAGCTGCCGCCCTGGGGGATTCGGATTCACCGGCCCTGCACCGGGAGGATACTCTGGTGGCGGGAGCGGGACTTTGTGATACGGAGGCGGTGGCCGCTCTGGTGAGCGAAGGCCCCGACCGGGTCCGTGAACTGATCGAAATGGGCGCGCATTTTGACAGCGACAGCCACGGCCTCTGTCTCACCCGCGAAGGGGCGCACAGCAAACGGCGCATTCTGCATGCCAGCGGGGACGCTACCGGGGCTGAGATCCAGCGGGTGTTGACCCTGCAGGTCCGGGCAAATGATAAGATCAGGGTGCTGGAGAACCACTATGTGGCGGACCTCCTGGTTAACGAAAATACCTGCTACGGTGTTCTCGCCTTAGACCGGACCAGCGGGACCTTCAAGGTCTTTCGGGCCCGGGTGGTAATCCTGGCCACCGGCGGATTGGGCCGCCTTTACGAACACAACACTAACCCCGAGGTTGCCACCGGGGACGGTATCGGAATAGCCTTCCGGGCCGGCGCCGAAGTAATGGACATGGAGTTCATCCAGTTTCACCCGACAGTTTTATACCTACCCGGCGCTCCCCGTTTCTTGATTTCCGAGGCGGTACGCGGTGAGGGCGCATATCTTAGGAATTCTCAGGGGCATCGCTTTATGCCCGACTATCATGATCTGGCCGAGCTCGCTCCACGTGATGTTGTGGTCCGGGCTATTTTAAAGGAAATGGCTGCAACCGGCTTAAACCAGGTTTATTTGGATGTCACTCACCTGGATCCGGAGGTAATTAGAGCGCGTTTCCCGAACATCACCAGGACCTGTGCCCAGTACAACCTTGATATTACCGTGGATCGCATTCCGATTTCCCCGGCGGCCCACTATATGATGGGTGGGGTAAAGACGAACCTGGTGGGTGAAACCAGTATCAGGGGGCTGTACGCCTGCGGTGAGTGCTCCTGCCCCGGCGTGCACGGGGCCAACCGGCTGGCCAGTAATTCCTTGCTGGACGGGTTGGTATTCGGGGGCCGCATAGTGAATGAAACCAGAAAGTTCCTGAAAGACTACCGGCCCAGGCGGCTGGAGTTTGGCTGCGACTGGCTGCTTAAACAGGACAAGATCGATTACGCAGCGCTGCGCCGGGAGCTGCAGGTGCTGATGGGCCAAAAGGTGGGGCCGGTGCGCAGCAACCGCGGCCTCATGGAAGCGTTAGAGTTCTTTGACTACTGGAGCCGCCTGCAGCGTCACAGTGAGGAAACCGCGGAGGGGATGGAAGTGAAAAACATGCTCCAGGTCGGCGAACTGGTGGCGGAAGCCGCCCTGGCACGCCGGGAGAGCCGCGGTGGGCACTACCGGGTTGATTATCCGGAGTGCAATCAGCGCTGGCAGAAGCATATTATTTTCAGAAGGTAG
- the nadA gene encoding quinolinate synthase NadA, which yields MPGQATVQELSNEIRRLKKERDAVILAHVYQRPEVQEVADFVGDSLGLSQQAAATDAKVIIFCGVHFMAESASILSPDKIVVLPEEHAGCPMADMVDAVQLERKKREMPGAVVVCYVNTSAEVKAESDIACTSANAVKVVASLPPDQPVLFVPDKNLGRFIASKTGREMTVWEGCCNVHDRLTVEDIQKAKAEHPQALALVHPECRPEVVALADKVASTTGMINFARENSAREFIVGTESGILHQLHKGSPDKKFYMASTKMVCPNMKKTTLESVHRALVTLQPRVSVPEDIREKAALCLERMLSVV from the coding sequence ATGCCGGGGCAAGCCACTGTGCAGGAGCTTTCCAATGAAATCCGGCGTCTCAAGAAAGAACGTGACGCGGTGATTCTGGCGCATGTATACCAGAGACCTGAGGTCCAGGAGGTGGCAGATTTTGTGGGAGATTCCCTGGGACTCTCCCAGCAGGCTGCCGCAACCGACGCGAAGGTCATTATTTTTTGTGGTGTCCACTTCATGGCTGAAAGCGCGTCGATCCTCTCCCCGGATAAAATCGTGGTGCTGCCCGAGGAGCATGCCGGCTGCCCCATGGCTGATATGGTCGACGCAGTTCAGTTGGAACGAAAAAAGCGGGAAATGCCCGGCGCCGTTGTTGTTTGTTACGTGAACACCTCGGCTGAGGTTAAGGCTGAGAGCGATATCGCCTGCACTTCGGCTAACGCGGTTAAGGTTGTGGCGTCCCTGCCGCCGGATCAGCCGGTCCTTTTTGTGCCGGACAAAAATCTTGGAAGGTTCATAGCTTCAAAAACCGGACGGGAAATGACTGTCTGGGAGGGTTGCTGCAACGTCCACGACCGCCTTACCGTCGAGGATATCCAAAAGGCAAAGGCAGAGCACCCGCAGGCGCTGGCGCTGGTCCACCCGGAATGCAGGCCTGAGGTTGTCGCCCTGGCGGACAAGGTTGCCAGCACCACAGGAATGATTAACTTCGCCAGGGAGAACAGCGCCCGGGAGTTTATTGTCGGGACAGAATCAGGTATTCTGCACCAGCTGCACAAAGGATCCCCTGACAAAAAGTTTTACATGGCTTCCACGAAGATGGTCTGTCCCAACATGAAGAAGACAACCCTGGAAAGTGTCCACCGGGCCCTGGTGACCCTTCAGCCCAGGGTTAGCGTTCCGGAAGATATACGCGAGAAGGCGGCGCTATGCCTTGAGCGAATGCTGTCGGTGGTATAA
- the panD gene encoding aspartate 1-decarboxylase yields the protein MFLTMFKSKIHRATVTEANLNYMGSITIDEALLEASGILPNEKVSVVNNNNGARFETYVIKGPRNSGVICLNGAAARLAQPGDIVIIIAYALFDYQEAQSFKPAVVMVDGKNKVIAIKEAEAHGEISPPQP from the coding sequence ATGTTTTTAACAATGTTTAAGTCGAAAATTCACAGGGCCACAGTCACTGAGGCCAACCTCAATTACATGGGGAGTATCACCATAGATGAAGCTCTTTTGGAAGCTTCCGGCATCCTGCCCAATGAAAAGGTCTCGGTGGTCAACAACAACAACGGCGCCCGCTTTGAAACTTATGTGATTAAGGGCCCCCGCAACTCAGGGGTCATCTGCTTAAACGGCGCCGCCGCCCGTCTGGCTCAGCCGGGTGATATCGTGATTATCATTGCCTATGCCCTGTTTGACTATCAAGAAGCGCAGTCCTTCAAACCTGCCGTCGTTATGGTTGACGGTAAAAACAAGGTTATAGCAATCAAAGAAGCTGAAGCTCATGGCGAAATCTCTCCGCCTCAGCCCTAA
- the panC gene encoding pantoate--beta-alanine ligase produces the protein MQIFHTISETRAFVRQARARGRVIGLVPTMGYLHEGHLELMRRAKSQCDMVIASIFVNPTQFGPTEDFGRYPRDLERDAAMAESVGVAAIFNPPVEEMYPQGYCTYVDVERITDKLCGLSRPGHFRGVATVVTKLFNIVQPDYAYFGQKDAQQALVIKRMTADLNMDLEVVIVPTVREQDGLAMSSRNLYLEPEQRHAALVLSRGLERARKALREGERNPAEIRQLVIDMIQAEPLAEPDYVELYSYPGLEPLERIEGLTLLALAVKIGRTRLIDNAILEV, from the coding sequence ATGCAGATATTTCACACCATCTCCGAGACTCGCGCATTTGTCCGGCAGGCCAGGGCCCGGGGCCGGGTGATCGGACTTGTCCCGACCATGGGCTACCTGCACGAGGGACACCTGGAGCTGATGCGCCGGGCCAAGAGTCAATGTGATATGGTTATCGCCAGTATATTTGTCAATCCCACCCAGTTTGGTCCCACTGAGGACTTTGGGAGGTACCCGCGTGACCTGGAGCGCGATGCCGCGATGGCCGAGTCAGTCGGGGTGGCGGCTATCTTCAACCCCCCGGTGGAGGAGATGTACCCGCAGGGCTACTGTACCTACGTCGACGTTGAGCGGATTACGGACAAATTGTGCGGGTTATCCCGTCCCGGCCACTTTCGCGGTGTGGCTACGGTTGTGACCAAGCTCTTCAATATTGTTCAGCCGGACTACGCTTACTTTGGGCAAAAAGACGCCCAGCAGGCGCTGGTTATCAAGAGGATGACCGCTGACCTGAACATGGACCTGGAGGTAGTAATCGTCCCCACGGTCCGGGAGCAGGACGGTCTGGCCATGAGCTCCCGCAACCTGTATTTGGAGCCGGAGCAGCGCCACGCCGCTCTGGTTCTCTCCCGTGGACTGGAGCGAGCCCGTAAGGCGCTCCGGGAAGGGGAGAGGAATCCGGCGGAAATCCGCCAACTGGTTATCGATATGATCCAGGCCGAACCGCTGGCGGAACCCGATTACGTTGAACTGTACTCCTATCCCGGGCTTGAGCCGCTGGAGCGGATTGAGGGCTTGACCCTGCTGGCCCTGGCAGTTAAAATAGGGCGGACGCGGTTGATCGACAACGCTATTTTGGAGGTTTGA
- the panB gene encoding 3-methyl-2-oxobutanoate hydroxymethyltransferase has translation MSKDKVTTATVKQMKAEGKPITMLTAYDYSMAKIVDDAGIDMILVGDSLGNVVLGYDSSLPVTMDDMIHHAKAVCRGISRTMVVTDMPFLSYQVSKEDAVRNAGRIMKETESQAVKLEGGKEIAEAVRAIVNAGIPVCGHLGLTPQSINQLGGFKVQGKDIAAARKMIDDALAIEEAGAFCLVLECVPTPLAKLITEKLQIPTIGIGAGPYCDGQVLVIYDVLGLYPRFTPKFVKKYINLQEHVVDALQQYREEVVARNFPGPEHSFTMSDEVLKKLY, from the coding sequence ATGAGCAAGGACAAAGTTACCACGGCAACTGTCAAGCAAATGAAGGCAGAAGGCAAACCCATCACCATGCTTACGGCTTACGATTATTCCATGGCTAAAATCGTCGACGACGCGGGGATCGATATGATCCTGGTGGGCGATTCTCTGGGCAACGTTGTTCTGGGTTATGACTCCAGTCTCCCGGTGACTATGGATGACATGATCCACCATGCCAAAGCAGTCTGCCGCGGGATCAGCCGGACGATGGTGGTGACCGACATGCCGTTTCTCTCCTACCAGGTTTCCAAAGAGGACGCCGTTCGCAACGCCGGCCGCATTATGAAGGAAACAGAGTCGCAAGCGGTCAAGCTGGAAGGCGGCAAGGAAATCGCGGAGGCTGTACGGGCTATTGTCAACGCCGGTATTCCGGTGTGCGGCCACCTGGGACTAACCCCACAGTCCATCAACCAGCTGGGGGGCTTTAAGGTCCAGGGCAAGGACATCGCGGCAGCCAGGAAGATGATTGATGATGCCCTGGCGATAGAAGAAGCCGGCGCTTTCTGTCTGGTCCTGGAATGTGTGCCGACCCCCCTGGCCAAACTTATTACCGAAAAGCTGCAGATTCCCACTATCGGTATCGGAGCCGGCCCCTACTGTGACGGTCAGGTACTGGTGATATATGACGTGCTTGGTCTCTACCCCCGCTTCACACCTAAATTTGTAAAGAAGTACATCAACCTGCAGGAACATGTAGTCGATGCTCTCCAGCAGTACCGGGAGGAAGTGGTTGCACGGAATTTCCCCGGCCCCGAACACAGCTTTACCATGTCGGATGAAGTACTCAAGAAACTTTACTGA
- a CDS encoding Rossmann-like and DUF2520 domain-containing protein, translated as MSLDKPRIAVVGAGKVGSALALLLGAQGYPVAGIASRSISSALRAAEQLGVPATDRPEEITPGADVVFITTPDRVIAQVAAEINERGGFKPGQVVFHTSGAHAAGEVGAARRSGALAASLHPLQSFADVKTAMENLPGSYFALEGDAAALPYAQLIVKDLGGKSFLIEARDKPLYHAAACIASNYLVSLMHLATGLYGRFGLSRQEAFEALYPLVKGTINNIGRVGPAQALTGPVARGDGSTLQGHLEVLKPIDGLELELYRKLGLYTVGVALEKGSINADQGEILEQIFKEA; from the coding sequence ATGAGTTTGGACAAGCCCAGGATAGCGGTGGTAGGGGCGGGCAAGGTCGGTTCGGCCCTGGCCCTCCTGCTGGGGGCACAGGGTTATCCGGTAGCCGGGATCGCCAGTAGAAGCATCAGTTCGGCCCTGCGGGCAGCGGAGCAACTGGGTGTGCCGGCCACCGACCGGCCGGAAGAGATTACTCCGGGTGCGGACGTGGTGTTTATTACCACGCCGGATCGCGTCATTGCCCAGGTTGCCGCCGAGATTAATGAACGGGGCGGTTTTAAGCCCGGCCAGGTGGTCTTTCACACCAGCGGGGCGCATGCCGCCGGCGAGGTGGGCGCGGCGCGCCGCTCCGGCGCTCTGGCTGCTTCATTGCACCCCCTCCAGTCTTTTGCAGATGTGAAGACGGCTATGGAAAACCTGCCGGGGTCGTATTTTGCCCTGGAGGGTGACGCGGCGGCGTTGCCTTATGCCCAGCTCATAGTCAAGGATCTGGGCGGCAAAAGTTTTTTGATTGAAGCGCGGGACAAGCCTCTTTATCATGCCGCCGCCTGCATCGCCTCGAACTACCTGGTGTCCCTGATGCACCTGGCGACCGGGCTGTACGGCCGTTTCGGCCTGTCCAGGCAGGAGGCCTTTGAAGCCCTTTACCCCCTTGTCAAGGGCACCATAAACAACATTGGACGGGTTGGCCCGGCGCAGGCCCTGACCGGTCCCGTGGCCAGGGGAGATGGATCGACCCTGCAGGGACACCTGGAAGTTTTAAAGCCTATAGACGGATTGGAACTGGAACTTTATCGCAAACTAGGCTTGTACACAGTTGGGGTAGCGCTGGAAAAGGGCAGTATCAACGCGGATCAGGGAGAAATACTGGAACAAATTTTCAAGGAGGCATAA
- the folK gene encoding 2-amino-4-hydroxy-6-hydroxymethyldihydropteridine diphosphokinase, which produces MPEEQTEHTEHTAYIGLGSNMGDKRANLEKALELLGSIPGVQLKRVASYYRTAPLGGPVQDWYLNTVAEVITVLEPHRLLAALLKTEEELGRVRTIRWGPRTIDLDLLLYGRREICDAALTLPHPRMTGRAFVMAPLAELAPGLILQGKTAVELAGELARSQSIEKLDSTYY; this is translated from the coding sequence ATGCCGGAGGAGCAAACGGAGCATACGGAGCATACGGCCTATATCGGCCTTGGGAGCAACATGGGAGATAAAAGAGCCAACCTGGAAAAAGCCCTTGAACTGCTTGGCTCTATACCCGGTGTGCAGTTAAAAAGAGTGGCGTCTTATTACCGGACGGCTCCCCTGGGTGGACCTGTCCAGGACTGGTATCTCAACACCGTTGCCGAAGTGATTACCGTTTTGGAGCCTCACCGGCTCCTTGCGGCCCTGTTAAAAACCGAGGAGGAGCTTGGCCGTGTCCGGACCATTCGCTGGGGACCGCGCACGATTGATTTGGACTTGCTGCTCTATGGCCGCAGAGAGATCTGTGACGCCGCATTGACCCTGCCCCACCCCCGCATGACCGGGCGGGCTTTTGTCATGGCGCCCCTGGCGGAGCTGGCTCCGGGATTGATCCTGCAGGGGAAAACAGCGGTGGAACTGGCAGGGGAACTGGCAAGGTCGCAGTCGATAGAGAAACTGGACTCAACTTATTATTGA
- the folB gene encoding dihydroneopterin aldolase — protein MDKIILQGMEFYGYHGVMPEERTLGQRFIVDLELELDLRPAGESDDLELTINYARVFELVESVVKGAPRRLIESVAEAIASAVLEQFPVAASTVRVKKPQAPAPGHFAWMAVEIRRTRR, from the coding sequence ATGGATAAAATCATCCTGCAGGGTATGGAGTTTTACGGGTACCATGGAGTCATGCCTGAGGAGCGGACTTTAGGGCAGCGCTTTATCGTGGACCTGGAACTTGAACTGGACCTGCGGCCGGCCGGGGAATCGGACGACCTGGAGCTTACCATAAATTACGCCAGGGTATTTGAGTTGGTGGAGTCGGTGGTCAAAGGCGCCCCTCGCCGTCTCATTGAATCGGTCGCGGAAGCCATTGCTTCCGCCGTGCTGGAACAGTTTCCGGTGGCCGCGTCTACGGTCCGGGTCAAAAAACCCCAGGCGCCGGCGCCCGGCCACTTTGCCTGGATGGCAGTGGAAATCAGAAGGACGCGGCGCTGA
- the folP gene encoding dihydropteroate synthase codes for MTITVYSIMVDNKEEAFKAIASVGADPAGRRWMAPKAVHRLVMLDGVQPRQANIIKQELLGKGGEAAVSRGVVDCSVSETKVLLMGTLRQYDDFLAKLEAQPFGLKALAIRIREVLEGQEGLRPRGLDCRGKILQLGVKTLVMGILNVTPDSFSDGGSFYDPGLALERAAQMVDEGADVIDLGGESTRPGYVKVEAGEELARVIPVLRRLVGSLPVPVSIDTTKPAVAREALEAGAHIINDQWALRSDPAMAGLAAEYGVPVVLMHNQQGTSYRDLTGDLVKYFQESVRLAVEAGMARDRLIIDPGFGFGKTPAQNLELLRRLKELRCLGLPILVGTSRKSTIGKVLDLPVDQRLEGTAATIAAAILNGADLVRVHDVKEMARVARMTDAIVRGER; via the coding sequence TTGACAATCACTGTATACAGCATCATGGTGGACAACAAAGAAGAGGCTTTCAAGGCAATTGCCTCGGTGGGGGCGGACCCCGCCGGGCGCCGGTGGATGGCGCCCAAGGCTGTCCACCGGCTGGTCATGCTGGACGGTGTACAGCCCAGGCAGGCCAACATCATCAAGCAGGAACTGTTGGGAAAAGGCGGTGAAGCGGCCGTTTCCAGGGGTGTGGTGGATTGCTCGGTGTCTGAAACCAAAGTGCTCTTGATGGGTACTTTGCGGCAATACGATGATTTTCTGGCCAAGCTCGAGGCGCAGCCCTTCGGCCTCAAGGCTCTTGCCATCCGTATCCGGGAAGTCCTGGAAGGGCAGGAAGGGTTGCGCCCCCGTGGCCTGGATTGTCGAGGCAAAATACTGCAACTGGGGGTTAAAACCCTGGTGATGGGTATCCTGAACGTAACCCCCGACTCCTTTTCCGATGGGGGCAGCTTCTACGACCCCGGCCTGGCGCTGGAGCGGGCGGCGCAGATGGTGGACGAGGGGGCGGACGTCATTGACCTGGGTGGGGAATCCACCAGGCCGGGTTATGTTAAGGTTGAGGCGGGCGAAGAACTGGCCCGGGTCATCCCTGTGCTGCGGAGGCTTGTAGGCTCGTTGCCGGTACCCGTCTCCATTGATACGACCAAGCCGGCGGTAGCCAGGGAGGCGCTGGAGGCGGGAGCGCATATTATCAACGACCAGTGGGCTTTGCGCTCAGATCCGGCCATGGCCGGACTGGCGGCAGAGTACGGGGTGCCTGTGGTTCTGATGCATAATCAGCAGGGGACCTCTTACCGTGATTTGACCGGGGATTTGGTAAAATATTTCCAGGAGAGCGTCCGCCTGGCTGTGGAAGCGGGTATGGCGCGGGATAGATTAATCATTGACCCGGGCTTTGGCTTCGGCAAGACCCCGGCCCAGAACCTGGAACTGCTGCGGCGCCTGAAGGAACTACGTTGCCTGGGACTGCCTATTCTGGTCGGGACGTCCCGTAAGTCCACTATCGGCAAGGTGCTTGACCTGCCGGTCGACCAGCGCCTGGAAGGAACGGCGGCTACCATTGCCGCAGCTATATTGAACGGGGCCGACCTGGTGCGTGTCCATGACGTCAAGGAAATGGCGCGGGTGGCCAGGATGACGGACGCCATTGTGAGAGGCGAGAGGTAA
- a CDS encoding universal stress protein has protein sequence MIGLYHKILVPYNNTPQSNSAVQHAYKMAVAAKASMTLFHVVPEAPSDDGEAGGADGFKRTNSIKENKDKAKLMLDQIKRSFSSPDVKIDIAVATGKPSHEVCKKAKIEGYDVIVMGSRGLGKIPGLLSGSVSSKVSRNAPCPVILIHAAN, from the coding sequence GTGATAGGACTGTATCACAAAATTCTGGTTCCTTATAATAATACCCCACAGTCAAACTCAGCAGTGCAGCATGCCTACAAAATGGCAGTAGCTGCCAAGGCTTCTATGACATTATTTCATGTGGTGCCTGAAGCGCCTTCCGACGATGGTGAAGCGGGGGGAGCGGATGGTTTTAAACGTACCAATTCTATTAAAGAAAATAAGGACAAGGCCAAGTTGATGCTGGACCAAATAAAGAGAAGTTTTTCAAGCCCGGACGTTAAGATTGACATAGCAGTTGCGACCGGAAAACCTTCCCATGAGGTATGTAAGAAAGCAAAGATTGAAGGCTATGATGTAATTGTCATGGGTAGCAGGGGCCTGGGGAAAATACCGGGGCTCCTGAGCGGTAGCGTCAGCAGTAAGGTCAGCCGCAATGCGCCGTGCCCGGTAATTCTGATTCACGCGGCCAACTAG
- the ndk gene encoding nucleoside-diphosphate kinase, which translates to MERTYLMVKPDGVQRSLAGEIISRFEKKGFKIIGLKMLQISRAIAEKHYGEHAGKPFFAGLVDFITSGPVVAMVLEGSGVINAAREMMGATNPLKAAPGTIRGSYGIDTGRNIIHGSDSPESAAREISLFFREDELFSYNRDVDRWIYE; encoded by the coding sequence ATGGAACGTACATATCTTATGGTCAAACCTGACGGTGTGCAGCGCAGCCTGGCCGGTGAAATTATTTCCCGCTTCGAGAAAAAGGGTTTTAAGATTATTGGCCTGAAAATGCTGCAAATCAGCCGTGCAATTGCGGAAAAACACTACGGAGAACACGCCGGCAAACCATTTTTTGCGGGATTGGTGGATTTCATCACCTCCGGCCCGGTGGTGGCCATGGTCCTTGAAGGCAGCGGCGTGATTAACGCGGCGAGGGAAATGATGGGCGCGACCAATCCTCTCAAGGCGGCGCCCGGCACGATTAGGGGCAGCTACGGCATAGATACCGGGAGAAACATCATCCACGGTTCCGATTCTCCGGAGAGCGCCGCGCGGGAAATCTCCCTCTTTTTCAGAGAGGATGAGCTATTCTCATACAACCGCGATGTTGACAGGTGGATTTATGAATAG